Proteins from one Ipomoea triloba cultivar NCNSP0323 chromosome 1, ASM357664v1 genomic window:
- the LOC116010114 gene encoding uncharacterized protein LOC116010114: MHLGGDLVLTPRLSYKNGIVEYFDHFNCDEGSILDLRRMVKQLRFCDKKVQFWYKYGNTRRPKAMKLSSDADILGLITDIPENKELDIFVEHLYDDQWDYDVEIDRELGDDTLMHDASEGEDDSSGSGSGSVGEEFVEVEGVDVRDTATSSHGQGLDGLGKQVEEFAEVECNLSEQVLRSLGDSDSDGEVNGLVDMFEERNLKKEGFKFVTGMVFNSSREFKWAVEYHEALRHKDVKFKKNEARRVRVVCRHNNICKWSIFGSKSNPNCPFTIKTYNSVHSCGNQDENKVVTSGFLAKFFKDEFRVNTDWGRGPFQEHVKAKFNCQLTRNQAYLAKKKALKQIEGQDEEQFKLLNDYYEELRRSNPGSTVKMKLDSEFIVNGRPRFVRLYICFGACKE; the protein is encoded by the coding sequence ATGCATCTTGGTGGGGATTTGGTATTGACACCTAGGCTTAGTTATAAAAATGGGATAGTTGAGTACTTTGACCATTTTAACTGTGATGAAGGCAGTATTTTAGATCTGAGGAGAATGGTCAAACAACTTAGGTTTTGTGACAAAAAAGTCCAGTTTTGGTATAAGTATGGGAACACAAGGAGACCTAAAGCTATGAAACTAAGTAGTGATGCTGATATTCTAGGGTTGATAACTGACATTCCAGAGAACAAAGAGTTGGACATCTTTGTAGAACACCTGTATGATGATCAATGGGACTATGATGTAGAAATAGATAGGGAACTAGGAGATGATACACTAATGCATGATGCATCTGAAGGTGAAGATGATAGTAGTGGCAGTGGCAGTGGCAGTGTTGGTGAGGAATTTGTTGAGGTTGAAGGAGTTGATGTAAGGGACACTGCAACTAGTTCACATGGTCAGGGGTTAGATGGATTAGGTAAACAGGTTGAGGAATTTGCTGAGGTTGAATGCAATCTGTCTGAACAAGTGTTGAGAAGCTTGGGTGATTCAGATTCAGATGGAGAAGTAAATGGTCTAGTGGATATGTTTGAGGAGAGGAATCTGAaaaaagaagggtttaaatttGTGACTGGAATGGTTTTTAATTCTTCTAGAGAATTCAAGTGGGCAGTTGAATATCATGAAGCCTTGAGACATAAGGATGTAAAGTTTAAGAAAAATGAGGCCAGGAGAGTAAGGGTTGTGTGTAGACACAATAACATTTGCAAATGGAGTATTTTTGGTTCAAAAAGCAATCCAAACtgtccttttactatcaagacATACAACTCTGTTCACTCATGTGGAAATCAAGATGAAAACAAGGTGGTCACTTCTGGATTTCTCGCTAAATTCTTTAAGGATGAGTTTAGAGTAAATACAGATTGGGGTAGAGGACCATTTCAGGAACATGTGAAGGCAAAATTCAACTGTCAGTTAACTAGAAATCAAGCCTATTTGGCAAAAAAGAAAGCTTTAAAGCAAATAGAGGGTCAAGATGAAGAACAATTCAAGCTATTGAATGACTACTATGAGGAGTTGAGGAGAAGTAATCCAGGTTCCACTGTCAAGATGAAGTTAGACAGTGAATTCATTGTTAATGGAAGGCCTAGGTTTGTAAGGCTTTACATTTGCTTTGGAGCATGTAAAGAATGA
- the LOC116010119 gene encoding F-box protein At1g61340-like, translated as MTLGKKGEGIVRSHSFGRKRVVLSSALQYDDFITNTDTKKLCREVSLQQQKVYDKSLLEFLPQNVLIRIICGLDYDDLSRLFHVSKTIREVGWNKENETL; from the exons ATGACTTTGGGGAAGAAGGGTGAAGGGATAGTGAGGAGCCATTCTTTTGGGAGGAAAAGGGTTGTGCTGTCAAGTGCTTTACAGTATGATGATTTTATTACCAACACAGATACAAAGAAGCTTTGTAGGGAGGTTTCA CTTCAACAACAGAAAGTTTATGATAAGTCTCTTTTGGAATTCTTGCCTCAAAATGTTCTG ATTAGGATAATTTGTGGGCTTGATTATGATGATTTGAGCAGGCTGTTTCATGTCTCCAAGACCATTCGAGAAGTG GGATGGAATAAAGAGAATGAGACGTTGTGA
- the LOC116010130 gene encoding uncharacterized protein LOC116010130 has translation MAVKVSWYSAAAAAAVAMVLLLSCFAGGWVTTTESAAANGGRVVVPPFERRCEEIYVVREGETLQTISEKCGDPFIVEENPHIQDPDDVFPGLVIKITPFIYT, from the coding sequence ATGGCGGTGAAGGTTTCTTGGTACagcgcggcggcggcggcggcggtggcgatGGTGCTGCTTCTGAGCTGCTTTGCAGGCGGATGGGTTACAACGACCGAGAGTGCGGCGGCCAACGGCGGCAGAGTTGTGGTGCCGCCGTTTGAGAGGCGGTGCGAGGAGATTTACGTTGTGCGTGAGGGGGAGACGTTGCAGACAATAAGCGAGAAGTGCGGAGACCCTTTCATTGTGGAAGAGAATCCTCACATTCAAGATCCTGATGATGTTTTCCCTGGCTTAGTTATCAAGATTACTCCTTTCATTTATACCTAG